From Sphingopyxis sp. USTB-05, the proteins below share one genomic window:
- a CDS encoding HNH endonuclease signature motif containing protein, with protein sequence MAERKAIPAATRLHLFSDAAGFCQKPDCLEALFPAEMGGDKHIAEMAHVIPHGDAGPRHGDRPADDFDPDAFENLILLCPTCHTKIDKDPEAYPRNVLLDWKANHLARLAHKQGIRAYDDREHARAAVAGIMAENRAIWEKFAPEEGSDFEYDPESATAPAWDERMRSVILPNHYRTLAIIEANLGLATEEERRTFAEYQEHVRGLSERHICGVSGRAIRFPASMKEMFA encoded by the coding sequence ATGGCGGAAAGAAAGGCGATACCGGCGGCAACTCGACTGCACCTATTCTCGGATGCGGCGGGCTTCTGCCAGAAACCCGACTGCTTGGAAGCCCTGTTTCCGGCGGAAATGGGTGGTGATAAGCACATCGCCGAAATGGCGCACGTTATTCCGCATGGCGATGCAGGCCCGCGCCATGGCGACCGACCGGCGGACGACTTCGATCCCGATGCCTTCGAAAACCTCATCCTGCTGTGTCCGACCTGCCATACGAAGATTGATAAGGATCCCGAGGCTTATCCGCGGAATGTCCTCCTTGATTGGAAGGCCAATCATCTCGCGCGGCTGGCACACAAACAAGGCATCCGGGCTTACGACGATCGCGAGCATGCGCGAGCTGCGGTTGCCGGCATTATGGCCGAGAACCGGGCCATTTGGGAGAAGTTCGCGCCGGAGGAAGGTTCGGACTTTGAGTATGACCCGGAATCGGCCACCGCTCCTGCGTGGGACGAGCGGATGAGAAGCGTGATCCTGCCCAACCACTATCGCACCTTGGCAATCATTGAGGCCAATCTCGGCCTTGCCACGGAGGAGGAACGTCGCACCTTCGCTGAGTATCAGGAGCATGTTCGTGGCTTGTCTGAGAGGCACATATGCGGCGTCTCCGGTCGCGCCATCCGCTTTCCGGCGTCGATGAAGGAGATGTTCGCATGA
- a CDS encoding DUF2726 domain-containing protein has product MLRLLNRHEEVVFDHISEVGNRYGLSVYPKVRVADVINLDAVGIDFSHKSFGLRAHFDFTISRGYDPLYAVEFDGPSHLTDVQRERDGKKDRLCQLSGLPILRVNSRHITQDFGELTLLAWIMETYEMQCGFYEAQERGQIPFDEPFDPFNLMTMQDGKFVHPLFLSESHRRQMRLLKESGRLQDFASSGIIADSIDGTMRGLEFIRVSPTHGLRVETAMRAQQFPILFSDLLGEILVIQLMERIAAYLAGEISAEPLVTIDQRIKHIQAKCRMRCSHSVSSLAREQAAT; this is encoded by the coding sequence ATGCTCCGACTGCTAAACCGCCATGAAGAGGTCGTCTTCGATCACATTTCCGAAGTCGGGAATAGGTACGGGCTTTCGGTTTACCCGAAGGTACGGGTTGCCGATGTGATAAATCTCGATGCCGTGGGCATCGACTTTTCACATAAATCATTCGGATTGCGGGCGCATTTCGATTTCACCATTTCGCGTGGATACGACCCGCTTTATGCCGTTGAATTTGACGGACCAAGTCACCTTACGGATGTGCAGCGTGAGCGCGATGGAAAAAAGGACAGGCTTTGCCAACTGAGCGGCCTGCCGATCCTTCGAGTGAACAGCCGCCACATAACCCAAGATTTCGGCGAGCTGACATTACTCGCATGGATCATGGAAACCTACGAGATGCAGTGTGGCTTTTACGAAGCGCAGGAGCGCGGGCAAATACCTTTTGATGAACCATTTGATCCATTCAATTTGATGACGATGCAGGACGGCAAATTCGTTCATCCGCTTTTTCTCAGCGAGAGCCATCGTCGGCAGATGCGGCTGCTAAAAGAGAGCGGCCGACTGCAAGATTTTGCTTCGTCCGGCATAATTGCGGATAGTATCGACGGCACCATGCGCGGGCTCGAATTCATCCGCGTCAGCCCAACACATGGCCTTCGCGTAGAAACGGCGATGCGAGCGCAACAGTTTCCAATTCTGTTTAGTGACCTTCTCGGCGAAATTTTGGTGATCCAATTGATGGAGCGAATCGCTGCATACCTTGCCGGCGAGATATCCGCCGAGCCGCTCGTTACTATCGATCAGCGGATTAAACATATCCAAGCGAAATGCAGGATGCGATGCAGTCATTCGGTCAGCAGCCTAGCTCGTGAACAGGCGGCGACTTAG
- a CDS encoding nucleotidyltransferase and HEPN domain-containing protein produces the protein MKTDLDHLPANKQRELERVKAIVFEEFEDAIALGTMGWKKKGRIDKVILYGSYARGGWVDEPHTAKGYRSDFDLLIIVNDKRLTEKVDFWGKLEDRLIRELAIDKTLKTPVNFIVHTLQEVNDGLAHGRYFFMDVARDGIALYEYDDKPLHTPKPKTPEQALAMAREYFDEWYPSAIVYLNTSRDLIGQRRPKEAAFILHQSAERLYHCVLLACTFYTPHVHNLAFLRTQAERIDMRLVDAWPRERREGRARFEKLKEAYVKARYSKHYRITEEELTWLGGCVEELGRAVHAICSERIAQLEATASIRP, from the coding sequence ATGAAAACCGACCTCGACCATCTTCCCGCCAACAAGCAGCGCGAGCTCGAACGCGTTAAAGCGATCGTCTTCGAAGAATTCGAAGATGCCATCGCGCTGGGCACTATGGGCTGGAAGAAGAAGGGCCGGATCGACAAGGTCATCCTGTACGGCAGCTATGCCCGCGGCGGCTGGGTCGACGAGCCGCACACCGCCAAGGGATACCGCTCGGACTTCGACCTTCTCATCATCGTCAACGACAAGCGCCTCACCGAGAAGGTCGATTTTTGGGGCAAGCTCGAAGACCGGCTCATTCGCGAACTCGCGATCGACAAGACGCTCAAGACGCCGGTCAACTTCATCGTTCACACCTTGCAGGAGGTGAACGACGGGCTGGCCCATGGGCGTTATTTCTTCATGGACGTCGCGCGCGACGGCATCGCGCTCTACGAATATGACGACAAACCGCTTCACACCCCGAAGCCCAAGACGCCCGAGCAGGCGCTGGCGATGGCACGGGAGTATTTCGACGAGTGGTATCCGAGCGCGATAGTTTATTTGAACACCTCGCGGGATCTCATCGGCCAGAGGCGCCCGAAGGAAGCAGCTTTCATTCTTCACCAGTCGGCCGAGAGACTTTACCACTGCGTTTTGTTGGCCTGCACGTTCTACACGCCACACGTGCACAATCTCGCCTTCCTGCGCACGCAGGCTGAGCGCATCGACATGCGACTGGTTGATGCTTGGCCGCGCGAGCGCCGCGAGGGTCGAGCACGGTTCGAGAAGCTGAAAGAGGCCTATGTGAAGGCCCGTTATTCGAAGCATTACCGCATCACCGAAGAGGAGCTGACGTGGCTCGGCGGCTGCGTCGAGGAGCTCGGCCGCGCGGTCCACGCGATCTGCTCGGAGCGGATCGCGCAGCTCGAAGCAACCGCATCAATTCGCCCCTGA
- a CDS encoding sigma-70 region 4 domain-containing protein yields MSRYTRARRYLLRQYERAVDRIDEVDRAIFLGHRVEELSYRQLAERHGVSVAEVEEALIRSLRIIAQSVERKNRRWWQFWRR; encoded by the coding sequence ATGAGCCGCTACACCCGCGCGCGGCGATACCTGCTCCGCCAATATGAACGCGCAGTCGATCGCATCGACGAGGTCGACCGCGCGATCTTTCTCGGGCACCGGGTCGAGGAGCTAAGCTATCGCCAGCTCGCCGAGCGCCATGGCGTCAGCGTAGCCGAGGTCGAGGAGGCGCTGATCCGCAGTTTGCGGATCATCGCCCAGTCGGTCGAGAGAAAGAACCGCAGGTGGTGGCAATTCTGGAGGCGATAA
- a CDS encoding tyrosine-type recombinase/integrase: MSDRYSAGEFRPGDRLDSACIADQNHADFGCQCIEGSIERASVELKRQASDFRREFSSDLPWYIPWYFTRKRSREDKDFSHLRPEFESLPLRQVLIPLSPEPSPRPQLSCGFEGRFASLCVPHRPVRHFCQCGTKSYDSRGENPSNGLAKPKGKQRRVSLGDGLVRLDRPGGTSSWVCRVQKDGVRRDFGLGSCQKVSLAQARELAQEIREQVEIGIDPHFERRKRQAVPTFIEAAAKTYEIHSKTWRNGKHHAQWTRTLELYAFPHIGKFKVDQINGPMIRDLLAEIWLAKPETARRVRQRVGAVLDWAYASGYRETDAPMRAITKGLPRQPRRDNHFAAMPYEDVPAFVQRLRERDSFSRLALEFAIFTAARSGEVRGATWGEFDLEKGLWKLSKDRMKAYREHVVPLTRRPLRIVERCARLRIKGCDLVFPGMRRNRPLSDQTLTKLLKEMGEPYTAHGFRSSFRDWVSEETNHPSDVAEAALAHTVANKVEAAYRRGNLLEKRRLMMEDWANYCDGRRR; the protein is encoded by the coding sequence CTGTCGGACCGATATTCGGCTGGCGAGTTTAGGCCCGGTGACCGCCTCGATTCCGCCTGCATCGCAGACCAAAATCACGCCGATTTTGGTTGCCAATGTATAGAGGGTTCGATAGAGAGGGCCTCCGTCGAACTGAAGCGACAAGCCTCTGATTTCAGGCGAGAATTTTCGAGCGACCTGCCGTGGTATATTCCATGGTATTTTACGCGAAAGCGCAGCCGCGAGGACAAGGATTTCAGCCACTTACGGCCTGAGTTCGAATCCCTCCCGCTCCGCCAAGTTCTAATCCCACTCTCTCCCGAACCGTCCCCAAGACCCCAGCTTAGCTGCGGGTTTGAAGGGCGCTTCGCATCCCTGTGCGTCCCACATCGTCCAGTCCGACACTTTTGCCAATGTGGGACTAAATCTTATGATTCAAGGGGGGAAAACCCTTCGAACGGGCTCGCGAAGCCCAAGGGCAAACAGCGCCGGGTCAGCCTTGGCGACGGACTCGTCCGGCTCGATCGGCCGGGAGGCACCAGCAGCTGGGTGTGCCGGGTCCAGAAGGACGGTGTACGCCGGGACTTCGGTCTTGGCAGTTGCCAGAAAGTCAGTCTGGCGCAGGCGCGCGAGCTGGCGCAGGAAATCCGCGAGCAGGTCGAGATCGGCATCGACCCGCATTTCGAGCGGCGCAAGCGGCAGGCCGTGCCGACCTTCATCGAAGCCGCCGCCAAGACCTACGAAATCCATTCGAAGACATGGCGCAACGGTAAGCATCACGCGCAGTGGACGCGGACACTCGAACTCTACGCGTTTCCGCATATCGGCAAATTCAAGGTCGATCAGATCAACGGTCCTATGATCCGCGACCTGCTTGCGGAAATATGGCTAGCCAAGCCCGAGACGGCGCGCCGCGTCCGGCAGCGCGTCGGTGCCGTGCTGGATTGGGCCTATGCGTCTGGCTACCGCGAAACAGACGCGCCAATGCGGGCAATCACGAAGGGTCTGCCCCGCCAGCCACGCCGGGACAATCATTTCGCAGCGATGCCATATGAGGATGTGCCCGCCTTCGTGCAGCGCCTCCGGGAGCGGGACTCGTTCAGCCGCCTCGCCCTCGAATTTGCCATTTTCACGGCGGCACGGTCGGGCGAGGTTCGCGGCGCCACATGGGGAGAGTTCGACCTCGAAAAGGGCCTGTGGAAGCTCTCCAAGGACCGCATGAAGGCATATCGGGAGCATGTGGTTCCCCTCACCCGCCGCCCGCTGCGCATCGTCGAGCGGTGCGCGCGGTTGCGGATCAAGGGATGCGACCTTGTCTTTCCCGGCATGCGGCGCAATCGCCCGCTGTCGGATCAGACGCTGACCAAGCTGCTCAAGGAAATGGGCGAGCCATACACGGCGCATGGGTTCCGCTCATCGTTCCGCGATTGGGTGAGCGAGGAAACGAACCACCCGAGCGATGTTGCCGAAGCCGCCCTCGCCCATACCGTCGCCAACAAGGTTGAGGCGGCCTACCGGCGGGGCAATCTCCTCGAAAAGCGCCGTCTCATGATGGAGGATTGGGCAAACTATTGCGACGGGAGGAGGCGATGA
- a CDS encoding VCBS repeat-containing protein — MRDELMRILSWAVLSTGIAGGGAAGATGPAFTPVQTADFSLPGSLSNSWADFDRDGDLDLAVSLESGEIRLYRNDKGRFTSIGAMMGLPVSGAEIRGLAWGDYNGDGWPDLYAGATEEDAANLLFRNDRGRRFVAQTADPVAAGRSARQSSWVDFDNDGDLDLFAANRSGPNALYRQDAGRFVRVPADQAGDDPRPTVGACWFDYDRDGDLDLFLANQSGANDALWRNDGDRFTDVAPALGMDRPGRPRTEGSVGCAVGDYDNDGHLDLFVASYGVNILYRNKGDGSFENVAPALGLAEDNHAVGAAWGDFDNDGWLDLFVAAYTGKSGAQQPANRLYRNLGGKGFENILPAGSALDVADHGVQWIDYDRDGALDLSVTRGYTDTGGHFLFHNDLGKAAARRSLSVRVLDKAGHFTRMGAEVRLYDASGKILATRQVSTGEGYNSQGTQPLHFGLASMEPVTVEVSFMDKAGRRTQRVERISPARYAGKELVIRQK; from the coding sequence ATGCGCGATGAACTGATGCGGATCCTGTCCTGGGCCGTCCTGTCGACCGGTATTGCCGGCGGCGGGGCGGCCGGGGCGACCGGCCCGGCCTTTACGCCCGTCCAGACCGCCGACTTCAGCCTGCCCGGGTCGCTGTCGAACAGTTGGGCCGACTTCGATCGCGACGGCGACCTCGATCTCGCCGTCTCGCTCGAGAGCGGCGAGATTCGCCTCTATCGCAACGACAAGGGCCGATTCACCAGCATCGGCGCCATGATGGGCCTTCCCGTCTCGGGTGCGGAGATACGCGGCCTCGCCTGGGGCGATTATAATGGCGACGGTTGGCCCGATCTCTACGCGGGTGCCACCGAAGAGGATGCCGCGAACCTTCTCTTCCGCAACGATCGCGGCCGCCGCTTCGTCGCACAAACCGCCGATCCCGTTGCCGCCGGACGCTCGGCGCGCCAGTCGAGCTGGGTCGATTTCGACAATGACGGCGACCTCGATCTTTTCGCCGCGAACCGTTCGGGGCCCAACGCCCTCTATCGCCAGGACGCAGGCCGCTTCGTGCGCGTCCCCGCGGACCAGGCGGGAGACGATCCAAGGCCGACCGTCGGCGCCTGCTGGTTCGATTACGACCGCGACGGCGACCTCGATCTCTTCCTTGCCAACCAGTCGGGCGCCAACGACGCGCTGTGGCGGAACGACGGCGACCGCTTCACCGACGTTGCTCCCGCGCTCGGCATGGACCGCCCGGGCCGCCCACGCACCGAAGGCAGCGTTGGCTGCGCGGTCGGCGACTATGACAATGACGGCCACCTCGACCTGTTCGTCGCGAGCTACGGGGTCAACATCCTCTACCGAAACAAGGGCGACGGCAGCTTCGAGAATGTCGCCCCGGCGCTCGGCCTCGCCGAGGACAATCACGCGGTCGGAGCCGCTTGGGGCGATTTCGACAATGACGGCTGGCTCGACCTCTTCGTTGCCGCCTACACCGGCAAGTCGGGTGCGCAGCAGCCCGCGAACCGGCTCTACCGCAACCTCGGCGGCAAAGGATTCGAGAATATCCTGCCCGCCGGTTCGGCGCTCGACGTCGCCGATCATGGAGTCCAGTGGATCGACTATGATCGCGATGGTGCGCTCGATCTCTCGGTGACGCGCGGATATACCGACACCGGCGGCCATTTCCTGTTCCACAACGATCTCGGCAAGGCGGCTGCGCGCCGCAGCCTCTCGGTACGCGTGCTCGACAAGGCCGGACACTTCACCCGCATGGGCGCCGAGGTCCGCCTCTACGACGCTTCCGGAAAGATCCTCGCGACGCGCCAGGTCTCGACCGGCGAAGGCTATAATTCGCAAGGCACGCAGCCGCTCCACTTCGGCCTTGCATCGATGGAGCCGGTAACCGTCGAGGTCAGCTTCATGGACAAGGCGGGACGCCGCACGCAGCGCGTCGAGCGCATCAGCCCGGCCCGCTACGCCGGAAAGGAGCTGGTCATACGGCAAAAATAA
- a CDS encoding TonB-dependent siderophore receptor: MKTYTRLLMGASCVAATMSMPAFAQDAPADEASDSAPASEIIVTGTRGQARTVISSPTPIDVIGGEDLEKLGGGMQLRDALTQLVPSFQSTTVGSSSFNSLTRPAGLRGLSGVHVLVLVNGKRRHNSSIIDFNSGATSQGGNPVDLDLIPSSAIERIEVLRDGASAQYGSDAIAGVINVILKTNDSGGKATLEAGQRYGRDGSGSDGETISGSVSHGFAVGDGGSFTLSVEGKKANAAVRNTDVTGALYFPLAGGVPDPRELTANRRTYQGGLPDVKDVKVAQTLVLPLGNVTFYSDGTFGYRDARVGQAGRRPNSNQNIIEIYPDGFTPYYTLQETDFQFTGGLRGETAGWNIDLSSTYGRNYAKNGAENTLNASIGPSSPTEFKTFSSAFDQWTNNLDLTRRFELGGETALQVSLGAEYRYENYVTKPLDVDSYRAGGYFYPTGPLAGRPAQVGAQGAIVVTPEDAADINRNIWAGYVDLALDVSPRFLVTAAGRFEHFDDSSGSVFSGKVSARYEVTDWLAFRGAFSNGFRAPSLAQQDFAQTSTSINLVGGVYIPVLTKIVKTNSAVAQALGAQPLKPEKSKNFSLGFTLTPASGLSLSVDAYQIDLDDRITLTGLLSGTGIRNILIANGFSGDQSVRFFTNAVDTRTRGVDVVGTYAFDVGSAGRLRTSVGFNYNDTDIRKIAPNPSELSGLGLTLFDRRTQGWFTSAPKTKLILGANFESGPFAINLKETRYDKFKSLDNLVGGLPVSDQSFGAKWITDLEVSYGVTEKLRVAAGAYNIFDVYPDRTTVANTIGLAPYGAGPFGQYGGYYYGRISLDF, translated from the coding sequence ATGAAAACATATACGAGACTGCTGATGGGGGCGTCCTGCGTCGCCGCCACCATGTCCATGCCCGCTTTCGCGCAGGATGCGCCGGCCGATGAGGCCAGCGATTCGGCGCCCGCGTCGGAAATCATCGTCACCGGCACCCGCGGCCAGGCGCGCACCGTGATTTCGAGCCCGACCCCGATCGACGTGATCGGCGGCGAAGACCTCGAAAAGCTCGGCGGCGGCATGCAGCTCCGCGATGCGCTGACCCAGCTCGTGCCGTCTTTCCAGTCGACGACCGTGGGCAGCTCGTCGTTCAACAGCCTGACGCGTCCCGCGGGCCTTCGCGGCCTGTCGGGCGTCCATGTGCTCGTGCTCGTCAACGGCAAGCGCCGCCACAACAGCTCGATCATCGACTTCAACTCGGGCGCAACCTCGCAAGGCGGCAATCCGGTCGATCTCGATCTCATTCCCTCGAGCGCGATCGAGCGCATCGAAGTGCTGCGCGACGGTGCCTCGGCGCAATATGGCTCGGATGCGATCGCGGGCGTGATCAACGTCATCCTGAAGACCAATGACTCGGGGGGCAAGGCGACGCTCGAAGCCGGCCAGCGCTATGGCCGCGACGGCAGCGGCAGCGACGGCGAAACCATCTCGGGCAGCGTATCGCACGGCTTCGCGGTCGGCGATGGCGGCTCGTTCACCCTGTCGGTCGAAGGCAAGAAGGCCAACGCCGCCGTGCGCAACACCGATGTGACCGGGGCGCTTTATTTCCCGCTCGCCGGCGGCGTGCCCGATCCGCGCGAACTCACCGCCAACCGCCGCACCTATCAGGGCGGCCTTCCCGACGTGAAGGACGTCAAGGTCGCGCAAACGCTCGTCCTGCCGCTCGGCAACGTCACCTTCTATTCGGATGGCACCTTCGGTTACCGCGATGCGCGCGTCGGCCAGGCCGGCCGCCGCCCGAACAGCAACCAGAATATCATCGAAATCTATCCCGACGGTTTCACGCCTTACTACACGCTGCAGGAAACCGACTTCCAGTTCACCGGCGGCCTGCGCGGCGAGACGGCCGGCTGGAACATCGATCTCAGCAGCACCTATGGCCGCAACTATGCCAAGAATGGAGCCGAAAACACGCTCAACGCGTCGATCGGCCCGTCGAGCCCGACCGAGTTCAAGACTTTCAGCTCGGCGTTCGACCAATGGACGAACAATCTCGACCTGACGCGCCGCTTCGAACTGGGTGGAGAGACGGCGCTCCAGGTCTCGCTTGGCGCTGAATATCGCTACGAGAATTACGTCACCAAGCCGCTCGACGTCGACAGCTACCGGGCCGGGGGATATTTCTACCCGACCGGTCCGCTCGCCGGACGCCCGGCACAGGTCGGTGCGCAGGGTGCGATCGTCGTCACCCCCGAAGATGCCGCGGACATCAACCGCAACATCTGGGCCGGCTATGTCGACCTCGCGCTCGACGTCAGCCCGCGCTTCCTCGTCACCGCGGCGGGTCGCTTCGAGCATTTCGACGACAGCTCGGGCAGCGTCTTCAGCGGCAAAGTCAGCGCGCGCTACGAAGTCACCGACTGGCTCGCGTTCCGCGGCGCGTTCAGCAACGGCTTCCGCGCACCGTCGCTCGCGCAGCAGGACTTCGCGCAGACCTCGACGTCGATCAACCTCGTCGGAGGCGTCTATATCCCGGTGCTCACCAAGATCGTGAAGACGAACTCGGCGGTCGCACAGGCCCTCGGCGCGCAGCCGCTCAAGCCCGAAAAGTCGAAGAACTTCAGCCTCGGCTTCACCTTGACGCCGGCGTCGGGCCTCTCGCTCTCGGTCGACGCCTATCAGATCGATCTTGACGACCGCATCACCCTCACCGGCCTGTTGTCGGGCACGGGGATCCGGAACATCCTGATCGCCAACGGCTTCTCGGGTGACCAGTCGGTGCGCTTCTTCACCAACGCCGTCGACACCCGCACGCGCGGCGTCGACGTCGTCGGCACCTATGCGTTCGATGTCGGCAGCGCCGGACGCCTGCGCACGAGCGTCGGCTTCAACTATAATGATACCGACATCAGGAAGATCGCGCCCAATCCGAGCGAACTTTCGGGCCTCGGCCTGACCCTGTTCGACCGGCGTACCCAGGGCTGGTTCACTTCGGCTCCCAAGACGAAGCTGATCCTCGGCGCCAACTTCGAATCGGGCCCGTTCGCGATCAACCTCAAGGAAACCCGCTACGACAAGTTCAAGTCGCTCGATAATCTCGTCGGCGGCCTGCCCGTCAGCGACCAGAGCTTCGGCGCCAAGTGGATCACCGATCTCGAGGTGTCCTACGGCGTGACCGAGAAGTTGCGGGTCGCCGCAGGCGCCTATAACATCTTCGACGTCTATCCCGACCGCACGACCGTCGCCAACACCATCGGGCTCGCCCCCTATGGCGCCGGACCGTTCGGCCAATATGGCGGCTATTATTATGGTCGGATCTCGCTCGATTTCTGA
- the metC gene encoding cystathionine beta-lyase, with amino-acid sequence MTLCSKVHEQTRLIHGDSPCDALQRTPGPPIQRGSTVLLPTCEALYDGGKVTYGRVGLSTQRTLRDALRDLENADEAFIYPSGLTAITGTLLALLSAGDEVLACDTVYNPTRRFLAGTLGRYGVTARYFDPADDAETIRAMITPKTRVIFLESPGSLSFEMQDIPAIAAMAKEAGVMTVIDNTWAAGVLFKPLDHGVDVSIQSLTKYVCGHSDVFMGLAAAKGQAADLLASSSYETGWAVSPDDAYMAIRGLRTLHTRLAHHGASALQVAQWLEAQPEIHSVMCPALPSDPGHAVWSRDFTGICGLIGAVLHPTSEAAVSAMVERLELFGLGFSWGGYESLAIPVDPQLKARTHKVSYPGPLLRLHIGLERVDDLIADLRQGLDTLSQDMAAPQRKLRAAG; translated from the coding sequence ATGACGCTTTGCAGCAAGGTTCACGAGCAGACGCGGCTCATCCACGGCGACAGCCCGTGCGACGCGCTCCAGCGGACGCCGGGGCCGCCGATCCAGCGCGGCTCGACGGTGCTGCTGCCGACCTGCGAAGCGCTCTATGATGGCGGCAAGGTGACCTATGGCCGCGTCGGCCTTTCGACCCAGCGTACGCTGCGCGACGCGCTGCGCGACCTCGAGAATGCCGACGAGGCTTTCATCTATCCGTCGGGCCTCACCGCGATCACCGGCACCCTCCTCGCGCTGCTTTCCGCCGGCGACGAAGTGCTGGCCTGCGACACCGTCTACAACCCCACGCGGCGCTTCCTCGCCGGTACGCTCGGACGCTATGGCGTCACCGCGCGCTATTTCGACCCGGCGGACGACGCCGAGACGATCCGTGCGATGATCACGCCCAAGACCCGCGTGATCTTCCTCGAATCTCCGGGTTCGCTGAGCTTCGAGATGCAGGACATCCCGGCGATCGCCGCCATGGCGAAGGAAGCCGGCGTGATGACGGTCATCGACAATACCTGGGCGGCCGGCGTTCTCTTCAAGCCGCTTGATCACGGGGTCGATGTCAGCATCCAGTCGCTCACCAAATATGTGTGCGGCCATTCGGACGTCTTCATGGGTCTCGCCGCTGCCAAGGGCCAGGCCGCCGACCTCCTTGCGAGTTCGAGCTACGAGACCGGCTGGGCCGTGTCGCCCGACGATGCCTATATGGCGATCCGGGGCCTGCGCACGCTCCATACGCGCCTTGCTCATCACGGCGCCTCGGCGCTCCAGGTCGCGCAATGGCTCGAAGCGCAGCCCGAAATTCATTCGGTCATGTGCCCCGCGCTTCCTAGCGACCCCGGCCACGCGGTGTGGAGCCGCGACTTCACCGGAATTTGCGGATTGATCGGGGCGGTTCTCCACCCGACGTCCGAAGCAGCGGTCTCGGCGATGGTCGAACGCCTCGAACTCTTCGGTCTCGGTTTCAGTTGGGGCGGCTATGAGAGTCTAGCGATCCCCGTCGATCCGCAGCTCAAGGCGCGGACGCACAAGGTCAGCTATCCCGGCCCCTTGCTAAGATTGCACATCGGGCTCGAAAGGGTGGATGACCTCATCGCGGATTTGCGGCAAGGGCTCGACACCCTTTCGCAGGACATGGCGGCACCGCAGCGCAAGTTGAGGGCCGCAGGATAA
- a CDS encoding RNA polymerase sigma factor, with the protein MTFSAYGAEYETENVTAGDAWQAFEFVAPPVEKPVAAPATAPDDGAPDLVEAFWPHLPLLRKYLRRRVPVSDLDDVLQDVLLSIIRRADAAAVAHPKCYLFQAAQAALIDRHRRQTTRRSDCHCQLDEPDHPVDEMSPLRILLAKDEVRAVETTLSQLPERTQEILVAIRVEGSSLKSLASRYNISTSAIEKHVTKAAKALSVVRRSDLVAAHRSGLSPQRQKLLSNSI; encoded by the coding sequence ATGACATTCAGCGCCTATGGGGCAGAGTATGAGACTGAAAACGTCACGGCAGGCGATGCCTGGCAGGCGTTCGAGTTCGTCGCCCCGCCGGTAGAAAAGCCGGTGGCAGCCCCCGCCACGGCACCGGACGATGGTGCACCCGATCTCGTCGAAGCCTTCTGGCCCCACCTCCCTCTCCTCCGGAAATATCTCCGCCGCCGCGTTCCGGTGTCGGACCTCGACGACGTCCTTCAGGATGTTCTCCTCAGCATCATTCGCCGCGCCGATGCCGCCGCGGTCGCCCATCCCAAATGCTACCTGTTTCAGGCCGCGCAGGCCGCGCTCATCGACCGCCACCGCCGCCAGACCACGCGCCGCAGCGACTGCCATTGCCAGCTCGACGAACCCGACCATCCGGTCGACGAGATGTCCCCGCTGCGCATCCTGCTCGCCAAGGACGAGGTTCGCGCGGTCGAGACTACCCTCAGCCAGCTCCCCGAACGCACGCAGGAAATCCTCGTCGCGATCCGCGTCGAAGGGTCGAGCCTGAAGAGCCTCGCGAGCCGCTACAACATCTCGACGAGCGCGATCGAAAAACATGTGACCAAGGCCGCGAAGGCGCTCTCGGTCGTCCGCCGCAGCGATCTCGTCGCGGCACACCGCAGCGGCCTCTCGCCGCAGCGGCAAAAACTCCTCTCCAATTCCATCTGA